One window from the genome of Streptococcus halotolerans encodes:
- a CDS encoding primase alpha helix C-terminal domain-containing protein yields MAIYETRGYSQPLNAYDKKTAFRYLKEFRPIRVPENVDVEDYKRRQAPQFISGKIEPDNTGTYKRNNDSLINRDLVLIDYDDLEDAESFKTAVSRALNEFTYMIYSTIKHRPEKPRYRLAVDVDRPMTESQYRATILAITQAIGLPFDMASLTWSQLMGLPVDAGYYDSVINIGKPYEIKTGKIANKSIQTSYKPRTGVSMTMRIIRTLMNGYGAEGGRNQNLAQFVGLLLNKWVDCDVPTAYELARIANEQTPEPLPLAELDNTFRSIVKAENRKRGA; encoded by the coding sequence GTGGCAATCTATGAAACCAGAGGTTATAGTCAACCCTTAAATGCTTATGATAAAAAAACGGCGTTTAGGTATCTGAAGGAGTTCAGACCTATCCGAGTGCCTGAAAATGTTGATGTTGAGGATTACAAACGTAGACAAGCCCCACAGTTTATCAGTGGCAAGATTGAACCCGATAATACAGGAACTTACAAACGCAACAATGACAGTCTTATCAATCGTGACCTTGTCTTGATTGATTACGATGATTTAGAAGACGCTGAGAGCTTTAAAACAGCCGTATCACGCGCATTGAACGAGTTTACTTACATGATTTACAGCACCATCAAACACAGACCCGAAAAGCCAAGATATAGGCTTGCCGTGGATGTTGATAGACCAATGACAGAAAGCCAGTATAGGGCAACGATACTAGCCATTACGCAAGCGATCGGACTACCGTTTGATATGGCCAGCTTGACATGGTCGCAGTTGATGGGGTTACCCGTTGACGCTGGTTATTATGATTCGGTTATCAATATTGGCAAACCTTATGAAATTAAGACAGGCAAGATTGCTAACAAGTCGATTCAAACATCATACAAGCCCCGTACAGGGGTTTCAATGACAATGAGGATAATTCGTACATTGATGAATGGTTACGGTGCAGAGGGTGGCAGAAATCAAAACCTAGCGCAGTTTGTGGGCTTGCTCTTGAATAAGTGGGTTGATTGTGATGTGCCAACAGCTTATGAATTGGCCAGAATTGCTAACGAGCAGACACCGGAGCCGTTACCGTTGGCAGAATTAGATAACACCTTTAGAAGTATCGTCAAAGCAGAAAACAGAAAGCGAGGAGCTTAG
- a CDS encoding VapE domain-containing protein — translation MQEEHLEAREKVSSIEAKKLSYTENNKLKKTRTNLITLLKGGDEALRGAFAYNEAINDIEIVKSVKLNNGYHLTKGVADDTAIVNLWGYIADKWGLEFNNSDIYNACMIVAQGNRYNPIKDFLNKAVEKAEDRDPFQIIRHYLNIEDTEYNKIVFDLVFRGAIARVMNPGIQFDYCLDLVGRQGTGKTTFFREVFKGFQANVTGFSDKDDLLKMMRLWAVNDDELIASNKLSFGELKSFITATEHLIRRPYGRITESFLVDYIITRTTNDTGHLKDATGDRRFLAVQVEPKTQEHGHNISDEDLRDIWGNYYRAYKDNQVLFYSEDSREGKLIAKERAKFKAQDDIIDRLEWYLETMIPEDFYEPTTSSVNRHNYYWGLEETGEAYRNSESTTPWIGTVQRDRIFLKGVINDIFQDERDRHLKNKIKIYMNNLEGWEYNRAIKFGKKTTSGWIKQ, via the coding sequence TTGCAAGAAGAACATCTTGAAGCGCGTGAGAAAGTCAGTAGCATTGAGGCTAAAAAGCTTTCATATACAGAAAACAATAAATTAAAAAAGACTAGGACTAACCTAATCACGTTACTTAAAGGCGGAGATGAAGCGCTTAGGGGTGCTTTTGCTTACAATGAAGCGATCAATGATATTGAAATTGTTAAATCGGTAAAACTCAATAATGGTTATCACTTAACTAAAGGGGTGGCAGACGATACGGCTATTGTTAACTTATGGGGATATATCGCTGATAAATGGGGGTTGGAATTTAACAACAGTGACATTTACAACGCTTGTATGATTGTTGCGCAAGGTAATAGATACAATCCGATCAAAGACTTTTTAAACAAAGCCGTTGAAAAAGCCGAAGACAGAGATCCGTTTCAGATCATCAGGCATTATTTAAATATTGAAGACACCGAATATAACAAAATTGTCTTTGATTTAGTTTTTAGAGGGGCAATCGCTAGGGTGATGAATCCAGGTATTCAATTTGACTATTGTCTAGACTTGGTCGGAAGACAAGGAACAGGGAAAACAACTTTTTTTAGAGAAGTATTCAAGGGATTTCAAGCAAACGTCACAGGTTTTTCGGATAAAGATGACCTTTTGAAGATGATGAGACTTTGGGCAGTCAACGATGATGAGTTGATAGCGTCTAATAAATTGTCATTCGGAGAATTAAAAAGCTTCATCACAGCAACGGAACATCTTATTAGACGGCCATACGGACGCATAACAGAAAGTTTTCTAGTGGACTATATTATCACTCGGACAACCAACGATACAGGGCATTTGAAAGACGCAACAGGCGACAGGCGTTTTCTAGCGGTACAGGTTGAGCCAAAGACACAAGAACACGGTCACAATATTAGTGATGAAGATTTAAGGGATATTTGGGGCAATTATTACCGCGCCTATAAGGATAACCAAGTACTTTTCTATTCGGAAGATAGTCGAGAAGGGAAATTGATTGCCAAAGAGCGCGCTAAATTTAAAGCCCAAGATGACATTATAGATCGCCTTGAATGGTACTTAGAAACGATGATCCCTGAAGATTTCTATGAACCAACAACTAGCAGTGTTAACCGTCATAATTATTATTGGGGCTTAGAAGAGACAGGGGAAGCATATCGCAACAGTGAGAGCACGACACCATGGATAGGCACTGTTCAGCGTGACAGAATTTTCCTGAAAGGCGTGATCAATGACATTTTCCAAGATGAAAGAGATCGTCATCTTAAAAATAAAATCAAGATTTACATGAACAACTTAGAGGGGTGGGAGTATAACAGGGCTATCAAGTTTGGAAAGAAGACAACGAGCGGTTGGATCAAACAGTAA
- a CDS encoding vitamin B12 independent methionine synthase, giving the protein MSKAQHHFDHVGSYLRPAKLKEAREQFANGELSRDELLRIQDELVKDLVHHEVDNGLKVVTDGEFGRSWWHLDFLWELSGYEAYLQEDSYKFHGAKTRTTNVRVAGKIAVNPNHPFYRDFEYLKAITPEGVTPKVTIPSPSMVFRDGRSDLALDYYDSREDYLNDLAQAYHDTIQHFYDLGARYVQLDDTTWAFLIAKLNETSGDEFDDYRTQAQEIVDTINQALEGLPDDLTLATHICRGNFKSTYLYEGGYDAVAKYLGQLNYDIFFLEYDDSRSGDFTPLVDIWNHRDHVELILGVITSKDPTLEDVDKIIARFQEAAVYVPYQNLGISTQCGFASTEEGNVLTEEDQWQKLKLIKTIRDKIWE; this is encoded by the coding sequence ATGTCTAAAGCACAACATCATTTTGATCATGTCGGTTCTTATTTACGTCCAGCCAAACTCAAAGAAGCTCGTGAACAGTTTGCCAATGGTGAGCTATCACGTGATGAATTACTTCGTATTCAGGATGAATTGGTCAAGGACTTGGTTCATCATGAAGTAGACAATGGCTTGAAAGTTGTCACAGACGGTGAATTTGGTCGTTCTTGGTGGCACTTGGACTTTCTTTGGGAATTAAGTGGCTATGAAGCCTATTTACAGGAGGATTCCTACAAGTTTCACGGTGCCAAAACGCGCACGACTAATGTCCGTGTAGCCGGTAAGATTGCGGTAAATCCTAATCATCCCTTCTACCGTGATTTTGAGTATCTGAAAGCCATTACCCCAGAGGGCGTGACACCAAAAGTTACTATTCCTAGTCCTTCCATGGTCTTTCGTGACGGGCGCAGTGATCTGGCTTTGGATTATTACGATAGCCGTGAAGACTACCTCAATGATTTGGCGCAAGCTTATCATGATACCATCCAACATTTTTATGATCTGGGTGCACGCTATGTGCAGCTGGATGATACGACCTGGGCATTTTTGATTGCCAAATTAAACGAAACTAGTGGTGACGAGTTTGATGACTACCGTACGCAAGCTCAAGAGATTGTGGACACCATAAATCAAGCCCTAGAGGGCTTACCTGATGATTTAACGCTTGCAACGCATATTTGCCGAGGAAACTTTAAATCAACCTATCTCTACGAAGGTGGTTATGATGCCGTTGCTAAATACTTAGGCCAACTCAATTACGATATCTTCTTTTTAGAATATGATGACAGTCGTTCAGGCGATTTCACACCACTTGTGGATATCTGGAATCATCGTGACCATGTGGAACTTATTTTGGGAGTTATCACGTCAAAAGATCCTACTTTGGAAGATGTGGATAAGATTATTGCGCGTTTTCAAGAAGCAGCTGTCTATGTACCATATCAAAATCTTGGTATTTCAACCCAATGTGGGTTTGCTTCAACTGAAGAAGGCAATGTTTTGACAGAAGAAGATCAATGGCAAAAACTTAAACTGATTAAGACTATCCGTGATAAGATATGGGAGTAA
- a CDS encoding APC family permease codes for MLESFKNVLLGKPLRSDDGTGDNHLLSKSQALAMLSSDALSSIAYGPEQVILVLTALSASAIWWSLPIGICVLILLISLTISYSQVIHTYPNGGGAYMVSTENLSPKLGLLAGGSLLIDYMLTVAVSVSSGADAITSAFPDLKNINLELSITLVLILMLMNLRGLRESATALFIPVYLFIGAILLLLVFGVINIITGNLAYHAISRVGSPVSGISLFLILRAFTSGSASLTGVEAISNAVPFFKKPKTKNAVETLVIMSFILGVLFIGITFLNYWLGIIPSKDVTILAQIAQAVFGHSALGQAFFYIFQLSTAMILAVAANTGFSAFPVLAYNMAKNKYMPHLYLEKGARLGYSNGIITLAVGAIFLLFLFNGSTEALIPLYTIGVFIPFALAQTGMIIHWKKLSSKCYLKKAAANIIGAIICYGIISILLAFRLGDIWPFFPIIILLMLMFMAIHKHYVQVAKQLHLQEEDQETAVFTGNQVLVLLGNMTQATAQAISYANAIGTQVTALHISTKETQDKDTEIICEFHAKYPNTELVTIDSDYRDIIKPTVDYVRKRSQDAKENNQTLTVLIPQFVPKKSWQKLLHNQMSLRLKYYLRWNEGIVISSYSYHLKD; via the coding sequence GTGTTAGAATCATTCAAAAACGTCCTATTAGGAAAACCCTTAAGATCCGACGATGGTACTGGTGACAACCATTTACTTAGCAAATCACAAGCCCTCGCCATGTTGTCCAGTGATGCCTTGTCATCCATTGCATACGGTCCCGAACAGGTTATCTTAGTCCTGACCGCTCTCTCAGCTAGTGCTATTTGGTGGTCCCTTCCTATCGGAATCTGCGTTCTCATCCTTCTAATCAGTCTGACCATTTCCTACAGTCAGGTTATCCATACCTACCCTAACGGTGGTGGTGCCTATATGGTTTCCACCGAAAATCTCTCACCAAAACTAGGCCTCCTAGCCGGCGGAAGCCTCCTTATCGATTACATGCTAACCGTAGCAGTATCCGTATCCTCAGGCGCCGATGCTATCACCTCAGCCTTTCCGGACCTCAAGAATATCAATCTCGAACTTTCCATAACCCTAGTCCTCATCCTCATGCTCATGAACCTGCGTGGCCTTCGCGAGTCCGCCACAGCACTTTTCATCCCTGTCTACCTTTTTATTGGGGCAATCCTTCTACTTCTTGTCTTTGGTGTTATTAATATCATAACAGGTAACCTTGCCTACCATGCAATTTCAAGAGTTGGTAGCCCAGTCAGCGGCATTAGTCTTTTCTTGATATTACGTGCCTTTACCAGCGGATCAGCATCTTTAACTGGAGTTGAAGCCATTTCCAATGCTGTCCCATTCTTCAAGAAACCTAAAACCAAAAACGCTGTTGAAACACTGGTCATCATGTCCTTTATTTTGGGCGTTTTGTTCATTGGGATTACCTTTCTCAACTATTGGTTAGGCATCATCCCATCAAAAGATGTCACAATCCTAGCACAAATCGCACAAGCTGTCTTTGGCCATAGTGCACTAGGACAAGCATTTTTCTATATTTTCCAACTCTCAACAGCCATGATTTTAGCTGTTGCTGCCAATACTGGCTTTTCAGCCTTTCCTGTCCTAGCCTATAATATGGCAAAAAACAAATACATGCCACACTTGTACTTGGAAAAAGGGGCACGTTTGGGCTATTCCAACGGAATTATCACACTTGCAGTCGGTGCCATTTTCTTGCTCTTCTTGTTTAATGGATCTACCGAAGCCCTAATCCCACTATATACTATCGGTGTATTTATTCCTTTTGCCCTTGCACAAACAGGAATGATCATCCATTGGAAAAAACTATCCAGCAAGTGTTACCTGAAAAAAGCCGCTGCGAACATTATCGGAGCAATTATTTGTTATGGCATTATTAGCATTTTACTAGCCTTTCGCCTGGGAGATATCTGGCCATTTTTCCCTATTATCATCCTATTAATGTTAATGTTTATGGCCATCCATAAGCACTATGTACAAGTGGCCAAACAATTGCATCTACAAGAAGAAGATCAAGAAACAGCTGTCTTTACTGGAAATCAGGTTTTAGTGCTTCTCGGAAATATGACACAAGCTACTGCCCAAGCAATCAGCTATGCTAATGCTATCGGAACGCAGGTCACAGCTCTACATATTTCAACCAAAGAAACACAAGATAAGGATACTGAAATTATCTGTGAGTTTCATGCTAAATACCCAAACACCGAACTGGTGACAATTGATTCTGATTATCGCGATATTATCAAACCAACAGTTGATTATGTACGTAAACGTAGTCAAGACGCCAAAGAAAATAATCAAACCTTAACCGTGTTGATTCCACAATTTGTTCCCAAAAAATCTTGGCAAAAACTTCTTCATAATCAAATGAGCCTACGCCTCAAATACTACTTGCGCTGGAATGAAGGCATTGTGATTTCATCTTATTCTTATCATTTAAAAGATTAA
- the hisS gene encoding histidine--tRNA ligase: protein MKLQKPKGTQDILPADSAKWQYVENFARETFKKYNYGEIRTPMFEHYEVISRSVGDTTDIVTKEMYDFHDKGDRHITLRPEGTAPVVRSYVENKLFAPEIQKPVKMYYIGSMFRYERPQAGRLREFHQIGVEAFGSSNPATDVETIAMAYQLFTELGIKDIVLHLNSLGNTSSRQAYRQALIDYLTPMRDRLSKDSQRRLEENPLRVLDSKEKEDKLAVENAPSILDFLDEESQRHFDEVRAMLEDLNIPYVIDTNMVRGLDYYNHTIFEFITTVEKSELTICAGGRYDGLVEYFGGPETPGFGFGLGLERLLMIIDKQGIELPIESDMDLYIAVLGAEANSKALELVQAIRTQGFTAERDVLGRKIKAQFKSADAFKAKTIMTLGGSEVEAGQVTVKNNITRQEVTVTFEEISEDFASILQRLEA, encoded by the coding sequence ATGAAACTGCAAAAACCTAAAGGAACCCAGGATATTCTTCCTGCAGATAGTGCCAAATGGCAATATGTCGAAAACTTTGCGCGTGAGACTTTTAAAAAATATAATTATGGTGAGATTCGAACACCAATGTTTGAACATTACGAAGTGATTTCGCGTTCGGTGGGTGATACGACTGACATTGTCACCAAAGAGATGTACGACTTCCACGATAAGGGTGATCGTCACATTACCCTCAGACCTGAAGGAACAGCCCCTGTTGTGCGTTCTTATGTGGAAAACAAACTCTTTGCACCAGAAATACAGAAGCCTGTTAAAATGTACTATATCGGCTCTATGTTCCGTTATGAGCGTCCTCAAGCCGGTCGTCTACGTGAATTCCACCAAATCGGTGTTGAGGCTTTTGGTTCAAGCAATCCTGCTACAGATGTTGAGACGATTGCCATGGCTTACCAACTCTTTACAGAACTCGGAATCAAAGATATCGTCCTTCACCTTAACAGTCTTGGAAATACCTCTAGTCGTCAAGCTTACCGCCAAGCCTTGATTGACTACTTGACACCAATGCGTGATCGTCTTTCTAAAGACAGTCAACGCCGTCTGGAGGAAAACCCTCTTCGTGTTCTTGATTCTAAAGAAAAAGAAGATAAGCTTGCCGTTGAAAATGCGCCATCTATCTTGGATTTCTTAGATGAGGAGAGCCAAAGGCATTTTGATGAAGTGCGCGCCATGCTTGAAGACCTTAATATCCCTTACGTGATTGACACCAACATGGTTCGTGGGCTAGATTACTACAATCACACTATTTTTGAATTTATCACAACCGTTGAAAAATCAGAATTGACCATTTGTGCAGGTGGGCGCTACGATGGCTTGGTTGAGTATTTTGGTGGGCCTGAGACGCCTGGCTTTGGTTTTGGTCTTGGATTGGAACGCTTGTTAATGATTATTGACAAACAAGGCATTGAGCTTCCAATTGAATCTGATATGGATCTTTATATTGCTGTTTTAGGGGCTGAAGCAAATAGCAAAGCATTAGAGCTTGTTCAAGCTATTCGCACTCAGGGCTTTACAGCAGAACGCGATGTTCTGGGCCGTAAAATCAAGGCCCAATTCAAATCAGCGGATGCCTTTAAGGCCAAAACAATTATGACTTTAGGCGGCAGTGAAGTTGAGGCAGGACAAGTAACTGTTAAAAATAACATTACCCGTCAAGAGGTGACGGTAACTTTTGAAGAGATTAGCGAAGATTTTGCAAGCATTCTCCAGAGGTTAGAAGCATAG
- a CDS encoding GHKL domain-containing protein — translation MICSFLTSFYIASIYDYGRKQGLFWAILLQTIGLLFEAILGFNLTLFFGDALINSVTFTFIYINLLAILSIIMSFYLKHFFLFELSYTDNHHKQGAWIICLSLIPAITCALLFFQLFDSSTHYELDASTLIYSFGFMAITIISLYTYRYMMIQNTNHYNTKLDNIRFQAQLHNMQNLKDSHLKVRALKHDLHNHHIVLIGLLKQEKFDEAEQLINNNLAQLTETNDTFFTNELILNHLLNQKSQTAKENNICLSISCLIPSSTRLKTDIIAIIVGNLLDNSISAVIRNKRTTEKKINLIINLYNEKLYIAIENGFDPQEAHSRKQRLYDGLGLRNIKDIVNRYHGLYKQEINENIYKITILFPHVDSITNK, via the coding sequence GTGATCTGCTCTTTTCTCACTTCTTTCTATATCGCTTCTATTTATGATTATGGCAGAAAACAAGGGCTTTTCTGGGCAATTCTTCTGCAAACTATTGGTCTTCTATTCGAAGCCATTCTAGGCTTTAACCTAACCCTGTTCTTTGGGGATGCCTTGATAAATTCGGTGACATTTACCTTTATTTATATTAACTTATTAGCTATTTTAAGCATCATCATGAGTTTTTATTTAAAACATTTTTTCTTGTTTGAACTCAGTTATACTGATAACCACCATAAACAAGGGGCTTGGATTATCTGCTTATCGCTAATTCCTGCCATCACCTGTGCTCTACTCTTTTTTCAATTATTTGATAGCTCAACTCATTACGAATTGGATGCCTCAACCCTTATCTACTCCTTTGGTTTTATGGCAATAACGATTATCTCTCTGTACACCTATCGTTACATGATGATTCAAAATACTAATCATTACAATACCAAACTTGATAATATCAGATTTCAAGCGCAACTCCACAATATGCAAAATCTCAAGGATTCTCACCTGAAAGTCCGAGCATTAAAACACGACCTACACAACCATCATATCGTTCTAATAGGTCTCTTAAAGCAAGAAAAATTTGATGAGGCTGAGCAACTCATCAACAATAATCTAGCACAACTTACCGAGACTAACGATACCTTTTTTACCAATGAACTGATATTAAATCACTTGCTAAACCAAAAATCGCAAACTGCCAAAGAAAATAATATCTGCTTATCCATCAGTTGTCTCATCCCCTCCTCTACACGTCTAAAAACAGATATAATAGCTATCATCGTTGGAAACCTTTTGGATAATAGCATTTCAGCAGTCATCCGAAACAAAAGAACGACTGAGAAAAAAATCAATCTTATCATCAATCTTTACAATGAGAAACTATATATCGCCATAGAAAATGGCTTCGATCCTCAAGAAGCACATTCTCGAAAACAACGACTTTATGATGGATTGGGTCTTCGAAATATCAAAGACATCGTTAACCGTTATCATGGACTCTATAAGCAAGAAATCAATGAGAACATCTACAAAATCACCATTTTATTTCCTCACGTTGATAGTATTACAAATAAATAA
- a CDS encoding LytR/AlgR family response regulator transcription factor, translated as MIRIALCDDDKGVGSMVEDALDKFSNNSYFSLDVYEHPRKLYEKILTDYQLFILDIEMGDSSGIELAEYIRSKHADAIIIFLTNHRDYMEQIFHVQTFDYLLKPLDRERFYQCLNRSLKILENTNHYFTFSYNHAYYKLPLKDIIFFEKDGRKVYIHTRYETYTALLSTKEVLAQVSQQFIQIHNSYIFNVNYFYKFEKQMITLLRESQFINLPVSRKFKRHLQDTILMKLKDSNGY; from the coding sequence ATGATTCGTATCGCTTTATGTGATGATGACAAGGGAGTTGGTTCAATGGTTGAAGATGCCCTTGATAAATTCTCAAATAATTCTTATTTTTCATTAGACGTCTATGAACATCCTCGTAAATTGTATGAAAAAATACTAACAGATTATCAATTGTTTATTTTAGATATTGAAATGGGAGATAGCTCTGGTATCGAACTGGCAGAATACATTAGAAGTAAACATGCTGATGCCATAATCATTTTTTTAACAAATCATCGTGACTACATGGAACAGATTTTTCACGTACAGACCTTCGATTATCTACTTAAACCTCTTGATAGAGAAAGATTTTATCAGTGTCTGAACCGTAGCTTGAAAATTTTGGAAAATACCAATCACTATTTTACTTTTTCCTACAATCATGCCTACTATAAATTACCTCTTAAAGACATTATTTTTTTCGAAAAGGACGGTAGAAAGGTTTATATCCATACAAGGTATGAAACCTACACTGCTCTCTTATCAACCAAGGAGGTTCTTGCTCAAGTTTCCCAACAATTTATTCAAATTCATAACTCCTATATCTTTAATGTCAACTATTTCTATAAATTTGAAAAACAAATGATTACACTTCTTCGAGAGTCACAATTTATCAACCTGCCCGTTAGTCGAAAATTTAAACGACACTTACAAGATACTATTCTAATGAAATTGAAAGACAGTAATGGTTATTAA
- a CDS encoding ABC transporter ATP-binding protein, translated as MKNCLAVTNISKKYAKGKQFANKELNCEFNEGEITALIGHNGAGKTTLLNQIIGVTDSDKGDISYLQESFTKSPKLARYYTSMMPQMHAPLKGVSVRQAISSIGAIRGIDPAALKDEVDDILEALDITKWENQKGEKLSGGLKRLTSFAMAIVGAPKIILLDEPTNDVDPMRRTRLWLYLRKLASRGHILIIVTHNILEVEKYADKYYMLEQGEVKASGNVKSLENMAGHLVRFTVYSQKIMESFPLDCTISDSLEVSARIETPDLPVLLAWLQDAIIAKTISNYHLSTLGLNDYYEVLSNEK; from the coding sequence ATGAAGAATTGTTTAGCAGTGACGAATATCTCTAAAAAATACGCTAAGGGGAAACAGTTTGCAAACAAAGAGTTGAATTGTGAATTCAACGAAGGAGAAATCACAGCTTTAATAGGGCATAATGGTGCAGGAAAAACCACCTTGTTGAATCAAATCATCGGTGTAACAGATTCAGATAAGGGCGACATCTCCTATTTACAAGAGTCGTTTACGAAATCTCCCAAGCTAGCTAGATATTACACTTCAATGATGCCGCAAATGCATGCCCCTTTGAAAGGAGTAAGTGTGAGGCAAGCCATAAGCTCGATTGGAGCCATCCGAGGGATAGATCCAGCTGCTTTAAAAGATGAAGTTGATGATATTTTAGAGGCATTAGACATCACAAAATGGGAGAATCAAAAAGGAGAAAAGCTATCAGGTGGACTTAAACGCCTAACTTCATTTGCCATGGCGATTGTTGGTGCTCCTAAAATCATTTTGCTGGATGAACCGACAAATGATGTGGATCCGATGAGAAGGACTCGCCTATGGTTATATCTTAGAAAATTGGCTTCAAGAGGGCATATTCTTATCATTGTGACACATAATATTTTAGAAGTAGAAAAATACGCTGATAAGTATTATATGTTAGAGCAAGGAGAAGTAAAGGCAAGTGGAAACGTCAAATCGCTTGAGAACATGGCTGGTCACTTAGTTCGTTTCACGGTATACTCTCAAAAAATAATGGAGAGTTTTCCCTTAGACTGTACTATCAGTGATAGTTTGGAGGTTTCAGCAAGGATTGAAACACCCGATTTACCCGTATTATTGGCTTGGTTGCAGGATGCTATCATAGCTAAGACGATCAGTAACTACCACCTATCTACACTAGGCTTAAATGATTATTATGAGGTCCTATCCAATGAAAAGTAA
- a CDS encoding ABC transporter permease has protein sequence MKSNYQQIRGLLIWSYVRNKSLIILCSIVQFFMSIALIYGYSLIVEPRTLEAQLYLASGAVTLGMITIGCTIAAQTISSAKQDGLVAYLKTLPVKRSFILFSELFIWAIVSFLGVILSLITVFVKFHFLPQLSIGSFGILWLILLTMLSIGFAIAYSTSPSAMSLITQLILMIGLLFSPIMFPADRIPAFLLRLYSLLPFVPAGNLIRLSVYQDYPVAARDIFVLLFWLLLTSSLSVWQLHRKV, from the coding sequence ATGAAAAGTAATTATCAACAGATACGAGGTTTGTTAATTTGGAGTTATGTCAGAAATAAATCTCTAATAATACTTTGTAGTATTGTCCAGTTTTTCATGTCTATTGCTCTGATTTATGGCTATTCATTAATTGTAGAACCCAGAACTCTAGAAGCGCAACTTTATTTGGCTTCAGGTGCAGTGACTTTAGGTATGATAACAATAGGCTGTACCATTGCTGCGCAAACTATCAGTAGCGCAAAGCAAGATGGACTCGTAGCCTACTTGAAAACCTTACCTGTAAAAAGAAGTTTTATTCTCTTTTCTGAACTGTTTATTTGGGCTATCGTCTCTTTTTTGGGTGTCATCCTATCTCTAATCACAGTCTTTGTAAAATTTCACTTTTTACCACAGCTGTCCATTGGGAGTTTTGGGATTCTATGGTTAATCCTATTAACCATGCTATCAATAGGATTTGCCATTGCCTATTCGACTTCACCAAGTGCCATGTCTCTAATCACTCAATTAATCCTCATGATTGGCTTACTATTTTCACCTATAATGTTTCCCGCAGATAGAATACCTGCCTTTTTACTAAGGCTGTACAGCCTTCTCCCCTTTGTTCCTGCTGGAAATCTCATTAGGTTATCTGTCTATCAAGATTATCCTGTGGCTGCTCGTGACATTTTTGTTTTATTGTTTTGGTTGCTCTTGACGAGTTCACTCTCAGTGTGGCAACTACACCGAAAAGTATGA